A stretch of DNA from Cloacibacillus sp.:
GAAGATTATCGAACAGGTGGGGTCGATTATCAGCTCGAGCAGTACGACGTGGATCGGAGCCAGCAGCACGGGAAGGGCCAAGAGCGGCGCGGCCAGCGCCGACAGCGCGATGGGAATATGTATCACAAGGATGTATTCCATCGCCTTTCTGATATTGTCATAGATACGCCGCCCGTCGCGTATAGTGCTCACGATGGTCGAAAAATCGTCGTCCAGCAGCACCATATCCGCCGCTTCGCGTGCCACCTCGGTGCCGCGGCCGCCCATCGCGATGCCGATGTCGGCGTATTTGAGCGCGGGGGCGTCGTTCACGCCGTCGCCCGTCATCGCCACCACCTCGCCGCGCGAGCGCAGCGCCTTGACGATGCGCATCTTTTCACGCGGCATGATACGCGAGAAGATCGTCACGTCTCCCAGCTTTTTAGCCAGCTCCCCGTCGTTCATTTTTTCAAGCTCTTCGCCGGTTATCATTACATGTTCCCTCTCGCCGCAGCCAAGGCCGACGTCGTGCGCGATTCGGTGCGCGGTGACGCTGTTGTCGCCGGTTATCATCACGACGCGCACCCCCGCGCCGCCGCAGGCTCTTATCGACTCCGCGACGTTTTCGCGCGGCGGGTCGACGAAGGCCGCAAGTCCCGCGAGGCGTAGCTTGCAGGCCTCCATCCGCTCGGGGATATCTTTCATATCGTCGTTGTAGGCGACGGCGAGCACGCGGCATCCGGCCCCCGCGAGTCGCAGCTGTTCGCGCTCGGCCCATTCGCGTTCGTCCGGCGTTAGTGAGCAGAGCCGGAGGATGTTTTCGGGAGAACCCTTCGCCGCCGCCATCACCTTTCCGCGGTAGGCCCAGACGTGGCACATCATGCGCGACTCCGAGGAGAAGGGGTATTCGTGTAGTAGGCGCTGCCCCTGGAGCCGTTTTACGTCGAACTTATTCTTCGCCGCTTCGTCGAGGATCGCGCGCTCCATCGGGTCGTAGGGGTTGGTTTCGGAGGCGAGCACCGTCACCTCCGTCAGCTTTTTCGGCGTGGCGCCGCAGAGCGGGGTCAGCTCCTTCAGCGACATGCGGTTCTCCGTCAGCGTCCCCGTCTTATCGACACAGAGCACCGTCACCGCGCCGAGAGTCTCCACGGAGGGGATGCGCCGGATGAGAGAGTTGCGTTTCGCGAGCCTCCAGGCGCCGAGCGCGAGAAAGACGGTGAGCACGACGGGAAATTCCTCGGGGATCGTTGCCATCGCGATGGTGATGCCCGAGAGTGCCGCCTCGATGATGCCGCTGCCCCGGTAGTAGGTGGCGGCGACGATGAAGACCAGCATCATGACGCTGAATAGCGAGCAGTCGCGCACGAGGCGGTGGGTCTGTTTTTCAAGCGGGGTCGGCCTGTCCGGGGCCTGGGCGACGTCCGTGCCGATCTTTCCATATTCCGTACGCGGCCCCGTCTCCGTGACGCGCGCCACGGTGCGTCCGGCTACGGCGTTCGTCCCCGCGTAGCAATGGTCGGTGCGCCAGCCGCGTCCGGCCTCTCCGTGCGGGGCGCAGACCTTCCAGACGATCTCCGATTCGCCGGTAAGCGCCGACTCGTCGGCGCCGAAGCCGTCGTTTTCCAGCAGTTCGCAGTCCGCGGCGATCCGTTCGCCCTCAGATACGATGATTATGTCGCCTGGGACGAGCTCTTCGGAGGGGAGCGTGACGACCTCGCCGCCGCGCACCGCCGTCACCTTGGGAGATGAGAGCGACTTGAGCGCCGCGAGCGTCCGGTCCGTCTTCCACTCCTGATAGATATTGATCGTTCCCATAAAGGCTACGAAGACGAGCATGACGGCGCCGTCGCGTGGCTCTCCCAAGAAGAAATAGAGGCCAGCCGCGCCGATGAGCAGCAGGAATACCGGTTCCGAGAAGAATTTGAGCAGTACGCGCAGCGCGGAGTCCTCTCTCTTCAGCGTGAGCGAATTTTCCCCGTACCTTTCCCGCCGCTTCTTGACCTCGCCGTCCGATAATCCGCAATATTTTTCCGTTAATTCCATGACGTGACTCTCCTTATTCAGCCTCCGCGCGGAGTGTATAAAAATAGAGCCCGCGGGATCGTATTCAAACGGTCCCGCGGGCTCTATAAGATTCATCCCGCTGCCGGGTTGTCGTCCCGGCCCAGCCCCACGACCCGGTATAAATAAAAACTAATTACCAAGTCATCGCCTGCTCCATGTTTAATTGAGTGAATTTTAAATGAAATTTTTGCCTGTTGTCAATAGTATGGCAAAAAATTTAGCGCAGAGTAACCAACGGCTGCTCGCGCGCGTCCCCCTCTCTCGTCATCACGACCTGAAACAGCTGGATGGCGCGCGAACGAAAAGCGCCGGCGCAGGAGAGCAGATAGTAACTCCACATGCGCTGGAAGCGCTCGCCGTATTTTTCCGCAAAGGCGGGCCATGCTTTAGTGAAGTTCCAATACCAGCTCATCAGGGTCTTATCATAGTGGCTGCCGAGGTTGTGGAGGTCTTCGATGACAAAAAGACCCTCCGCCGCCGAGGCGATCTGCGCCGCCGATGGCAGCGCGCCGTTGGGGAAGATGTATCTGTTGAGCCACCTGTCGCAGTTGACGCCGGAGCTGTTGCCTCCGATCGTGTGCAGCAGGAAGAGGCCGTTTTTGCGCAGAAGACGGTGCGCCACCTTCATGTAGGTGCGGAAATTTTTGCTTCCGACATGCTCAAACATTCCCACGGAGACGATCTTATCATACTCCCCGTCGATATCGCGGTAGTCGCAGTCGAGGAATTTGACCGGCAGCCCCTTGCAGTCCTCTTTCGCAAAGGCGAGCTGCTCCTGGGAAATGTTGACGGCGGTGACGCGGCAGCCGCGGCGGGCGGCCATGTACTTTGCGAGGCCGCCCCATCCGCAGCCGATATCCAGCAGACGGTCGCCCTCTTGGAGTTCAAGCTTATTCGCGATCAGCTCCAGCTTGTTGACCTGGGCGCTCGCGAGATCCGCGGTATCTTTGAAATAGGCGCAGCTGTATTGGTGCAGAGGGTCGAGGAAAGAAAAAAAGAGGTCGTTGCCGATGTCGTAATGTTCCTCCGCCACCTTGTGGCTGCGGGAACGGGACTGCATGTTCAGCAGCTTCATCGGCAGCAGCAGCAGCGCGTAGCGCAGGCTTCCCTTGATATCATATTCAACACCGCATTTTATGATCCGGCAGAGAAGCTCATCCAGGCGCTTACAGTTCCACCAGCCGTCCATGTAGGCCTCGCCTAGCCCGAGATTTTTCTCGGCGATGACGCGGCCGTAGAACGCTTCGTTGTTAATTTGCGGGTCCCAGTCGTGCGGGCCGTTTATTTCGATGCCGGCGCTGGTTAATTTTTGCTGAACAGATGCGGGAAGCATGTAAATCACCTCTGTATATTATAATTTTATTTTCAATAATAGAGGAGACGAAAAACGCCTCCAAAATATGTATTATTTAAATATATTATGAACCTATTCGCCCTCTGTAAAAAGAGAAGCCGCGAAGAAAAAAAGGCGTAAAATTTGAAAAAAAGTGAACAGAACCAGGCGCAGAAGAATTTTGCCGTGGGTTTTTCTTTACTTTACCGGAATGGGAGAATATGTAAAGGCGGCGGAGGATGTCTGCGATATAGGATCGCCGCGGCATAGAAATTTTTTCAATGAAGGGTACATTATCTATTGTGCGGAGTCCATTTTTCGTTATATACTACCTTTTCGGTGATATCTTTATCTATCGAAAAGAGGAAAGTATAATGTTAAGATATGCTGCTCCGTTGATACTTCTCTTTGTATCAAACATCTTTATGACCTACGCCTGGTATGGACACCTGAAATATGTCGGCGCGAAGCCTCTTATCGTGGCGATCCTCATCAGCTGGGGTGTCGCCTTCTTTGAATACTGTTTTCAGGTACCCGCGAACCGCATTGGCCACACCGTTTACTCGCTGCCGCAGCTAAAGATTATGCAGGAGGTCATCACGATGACTATATTCGCGGGCTTCTCCTTCTTTGTGATGAAGGAAAAGCTCTCACTCAACTATCTTTGGGCCTCGTTCTGCATGGTGGGCGCGGTATTCTTTATCTTTCGCGGGAATTAGAGGCCGGAGACGCTGTTCCAGCGTTTCCGGTGAAAAGCAGCGCGGCGGCCGTCAGCGCCAGCAACAGGCTGAATACCATAAATCCCTCCGTCATGCCGAAGCGCCGTCCGCCGAAGCTCCAAAGCAGGGGACCGAGAAAATAACCGATACCCCAAAAGAAATAGTAAGCCCCTGAAATAGTTCCCTTTAGGTGGTCCGGCGCGCGCTCGTTGAGGAAGGCCATTGAGGCGACATAGAAGCCTCCGAGGGAACCGGCGGCGAAACCCACGCAGATTATGGAAGAGACCCTGGGTATATATGGGAAGATACCCCAGGAGAGCGCCGTCAAAAGCAGTCCCGCGATGATGAAGGGCCGCCGGCCGTAACGGTCGGAGAGTGTTCCGTAAGTTATCTGCAGTAAGAATATGAATACGTAGCTGGCGGTGAAGATCATGCCCGTTTCGATCAGGCTGAATCCCTTCTCTGTGATGAACCAGGCGGGCGCGATGGCGAAGACCAGCCCCTGGCCGCAGCCGTAGAGGAATATCCCGAACAGCGTTATGCGCACCGGCAGATCCGAGAGCAGCGCGAAGGCCTTTCTTATCTCAAGCCGGTTCGCCGTATCCAATGAACCCTTTTTATTATTCTCAACCATTATTAAAATGATGAAAAACGACAGCACGCAGAGAATGCTGTAAAGCACGAAGCCCAGCTCCCCGACCATCAGGACGCTGGGGAAAATGACCCGCAGGAGCGGTCCCGCCGCCAGCCCCACATACATCGAGGCGCTGTAGATGCCGAGCATCTTTCCCTTATGTTCCGGATAGGCGATCGCGATGAGCGCGGAGGCCATCGCCCACAGCGGGATTTCTCCCGCGCCCTGAAGCGCGCGGCCCATAAATATGGGCAGGCTGGAGGCGGCGAAATAAAACAGAAGCCCGGAGAGCGCCATCAGGAAATAGCCGAACAACAGAAAGAGCTTCACG
This window harbors:
- the cfa gene encoding cyclopropane fatty acyl phospholipid synthase codes for the protein MLPASVQQKLTSAGIEINGPHDWDPQINNEAFYGRVIAEKNLGLGEAYMDGWWNCKRLDELLCRIIKCGVEYDIKGSLRYALLLLPMKLLNMQSRSRSHKVAEEHYDIGNDLFFSFLDPLHQYSCAYFKDTADLASAQVNKLELIANKLELQEGDRLLDIGCGWGGLAKYMAARRGCRVTAVNISQEQLAFAKEDCKGLPVKFLDCDYRDIDGEYDKIVSVGMFEHVGSKNFRTYMKVAHRLLRKNGLFLLHTIGGNSSGVNCDRWLNRYIFPNGALPSAAQIASAAEGLFVIEDLHNLGSHYDKTLMSWYWNFTKAWPAFAEKYGERFQRMWSYYLLSCAGAFRSRAIQLFQVVMTREGDAREQPLVTLR
- a CDS encoding cation-translocating P-type ATPase; this translates as MELTEKYCGLSDGEVKKRRERYGENSLTLKREDSALRVLLKFFSEPVFLLLIGAAGLYFFLGEPRDGAVMLVFVAFMGTINIYQEWKTDRTLAALKSLSSPKVTAVRGGEVVTLPSEELVPGDIIIVSEGERIAADCELLENDGFGADESALTGESEIVWKVCAPHGEAGRGWRTDHCYAGTNAVAGRTVARVTETGPRTEYGKIGTDVAQAPDRPTPLEKQTHRLVRDCSLFSVMMLVFIVAATYYRGSGIIEAALSGITIAMATIPEEFPVVLTVFLALGAWRLAKRNSLIRRIPSVETLGAVTVLCVDKTGTLTENRMSLKELTPLCGATPKKLTEVTVLASETNPYDPMERAILDEAAKNKFDVKRLQGQRLLHEYPFSSESRMMCHVWAYRGKVMAAAKGSPENILRLCSLTPDEREWAEREQLRLAGAGCRVLAVAYNDDMKDIPERMEACKLRLAGLAAFVDPPRENVAESIRACGGAGVRVVMITGDNSVTAHRIAHDVGLGCGEREHVMITGEELEKMNDGELAKKLGDVTIFSRIMPREKMRIVKALRSRGEVVAMTGDGVNDAPALKYADIGIAMGGRGTEVAREAADMVLLDDDFSTIVSTIRDGRRIYDNIRKAMEYILVIHIPIALSALAAPLLALPVLLAPIHVVLLELIIDPTCSIIFERQPEERDIMERPPRPVGAPIITRGLLGKAAAQGLAIFAAAFGSYYITLPYGGAEHARTFFLTVLVLANLFLVYVNRSDRDFAFAKGSAAVDKVAWFVNFGVLLCLIVMSTLPQAAAATKLQPLSPADFALALLAAASATFWWEGVKCFRRTRG
- a CDS encoding DMT family protein, which produces MLRYAAPLILLFVSNIFMTYAWYGHLKYVGAKPLIVAILISWGVAFFEYCFQVPANRIGHTVYSLPQLKIMQEVITMTIFAGFSFFVMKEKLSLNYLWASFCMVGAVFFIFRGN
- a CDS encoding MFS transporter, whose product is MNSRAKSFTGLTAAAAISMLGVGIVMSSLPERVIELNGGSSALVGLLASCYGLPYIIFQVPFGSLSDRFGVKLFLLFGYFLMALSGLLFYFAASSLPIFMGRALQGAGEIPLWAMASALIAIAYPEHKGKMLGIYSASMYVGLAAGPLLRVIFPSVLMVGELGFVLYSILCVLSFFIILIMVENNKKGSLDTANRLEIRKAFALLSDLPVRITLFGIFLYGCGQGLVFAIAPAWFITEKGFSLIETGMIFTASYVFIFLLQITYGTLSDRYGRRPFIIAGLLLTALSWGIFPYIPRVSSIICVGFAAGSLGGFYVASMAFLNERAPDHLKGTISGAYYFFWGIGYFLGPLLWSFGGRRFGMTEGFMVFSLLLALTAAALLFTGNAGTASPASNSRER